ATGTTTCTGTCTCTACATTTTCTCAATGGCAAACTATAATGCAACAGATTTGCAGATAGTAGGAAATTGAAGGCAGGAAATTAGATAACCTATTCTGGGACCTtagacctaacttcctgtcactaATGTGCCTAGCAACTTTGAACCCAGCCAGAGCCAACCTTCGCATCCTGCTAATCTCCAGTTATACCATTTCCTGCCTCACATCCTACCACTCTATGTACTGAATACAAACAACTACGGACAgacaccaacacaaacaaacataccgaAAACAATACCCCGTCTTACGGAGGTAACAAAGCGAAGACAATAGCTGACGCGACGAGCCAAAATGGCCACGACCTCCAACTGGTCGCACCACTTCTAGGGGCACTAAGTAATACCGTATCAACGAACATTTTGTTAGTAGGCTGCCTCCTTCTTTCGTTCTGAATAACAACCATAGACGTGAGAGGGGTAACGAAGTTGTACTCTAAGGACATGTTAAGAGCGCGTTCCTtcagtttgttttgttgttcctCTTCTGTCGCAGTACGCTCTTTCTTCAGTAGGTCTTTGATGGTGAGGTAGGCCCAAAGGCGCTCCACGAATCCCTCAGGAGCAGCTAACGAGGCCAACTACGATACATAAAATAGGGAGGGGTGTGTGTTAGCTATAGTACGCTCCCATCGGTATATGTTAAAAGCATCCTAAGCAATATCAGAGCGTTAAAAGTGGAACTGTTCTGGATGAGGCAACCTGTAATGATATTGACACCTTTTGCActatatttctgcatttatatcATCATTTCACATTTTGAGCGATTGAAAACGGCGCAGAAGCACTCGGAATATATCACACACCTGAAAATCCTCCACCAATGAAAGCGCATCCTGTGCTCCATTCCCCGTCACGGTCACGTGGAAGTTGCTAGGCGGGGCTCCAGGGAAACGCCCGGCAACCACCACCTCAGAGCCGTTGAAGTAGTTTGAAAAGGCAGTctgcgtgacgtcagcaacctAAATATAATGCAGGAATTTAAATTTTCAGAATGTCTTAGTACAGAACATACTAAAAACTATTCAACTATATTTTGTAGCCCAGAAAATCAGGTTATATTAGAAATTACAGTGTTGTCACTGAATCAGTTACCAATCTACAGGAATAAAAATGCATACAaaatttgtgtatgtgtttcaAATGACGTTTTAAAATCTGGGGACCCGGCCTTGCCCACAAATAGCCTGGTAGCTGCGGGGCGTCCCACAAAGCCATGTAGGGGTCACGTcacaaagtgcaaaaaaaaaaaaaacacccgtAAACTATCCGACCGGGCCCCCTTTTCccaattctgtatctgtatctgtatctatatagccggtatatccaccattcggcgtaacacatcaattactacatgtagtatcgtTAGCATTACTCACCTGAAGTGCGGGGTTGCCTGCCTGGCTGTACCCCATGTTGACGTCTATCATCAGGGGTTTGGCCACCTCGTCAAAGAAGCTCGTCAGTTGGAGTTCACCATCGTCGTCTGGGTAGATTCGTCTGGCAAACCCTGAAATGTACAAGTAGTTGTCAACCACCTTTTCTCTCTTAGGCTTAGGCCCCATTTCAAAAccgggcccggtcgggatgtttgcggaaacgagaAATAAAGTGTTTATcgaggaatatacacaaattatgctcatgactaGTTTTATTTCTACGTTGTGAGTGTTATGGCgccgtttccgaaagctaccaggccgggccccgggttgggaattgtgacCTAAACCTTACCCGGAGACCTGATATTAGTCTTGATTCTTAAGATGTATCCTGAGTCCTGAAATAGTTTAAGTTTTAAGACTCTGTGACTTGCGCCAATCTTCAGTTTATGAGGACTCAGGAATAATCCTGGAGAAATAATGAGCTACAATCTCTTTTCCCCTTCCGATAGCTAAATGTACAATGCTTTTCTGACCAAGTCGTCATATATCAGATTTTACTTTAGAATACTAGCATGTAACATTGTACAAATACGTTATTCTATGTGGAGATTTTTCTGTTTGAGAAACAACTAAAAGTTTGCATTCTTTCTGAAAACCAACATGGCAGGTGTGGCCCATACCTCCATTTTGCAGTGCAAGTCTTTCCAGGAATTCGAACGAGACGTCGTATCCGAAACCGAGGCAGAAGAGGGCGTGGTTTCCCGCCAGGAAGTCACGTGCGTTTGCGATGATCTGATTGGTGTTCGTCACACCAACCGTGGGTTGTCCGTCCGTCAGTAAAACTATCATGGAGGCTCGACTGTCATGGCGGGAACGGAGCTCttgttggacgcccgtttgaggcacttgacatggtcacgtaaaaaaaagattaaaaaattgcGGTGGCCCAAATaaggctgtcaaaggtgtccacgtaatccccacgagttgttctatcgCCTACAATACGCGTGAtgattcaaatattatttcggaatgagatttgaagagtcaaagttggccttcaaactggctctttatgcctgttttcggcctcgatttcgcactgcatgggggtttccgtgcaaccgattacgacacAGTACTTCCGGGTCGTACCAGTGAGGTCATAGCGGTCATACAGAACGCGGCTGGTATCTTGTCTCAGTTTGTGCTAGCTTCGGTAGAAGAGGATCCAAGTCATGCTTATTGATATAGTCGAAATTATGTTTGTACTTGCAGAACGTCGTTTTGTGTTAATATCGTCTCGGTCCACATGGGGGATCTGACAAGTTCTATTATAAAGGTCCCTTCTTACGAAGTACTAGTAACTGACATTCCTTCGTATCTGACGTTAGATGCGGTCATTCCATTGGGGAATTATCAATTAACAACTGATTGCTGAGGTTTGGACCATGGCAGGGTTAAAACTTTAAAGTAACTGAAATATTAACTTGTTCAAGAGAATAAACTGAAAAATCCTACTGAGCTGTCTGGATtgaaaactgtgtcaatcataTGACACACTTCTAAAACGCATAGTAAAAGTATCTCGCTCTGAcgaaaactgtgtcaatttgattgacacatttgTAGAAACGCGATGTGAATCAGTGTAAAATTGCCTTGATGGTGGatggacaactgtgtcaatttgtctgacacacttgtagaaaaGCGATCTTTGAACCGTATAAAACTGTCCTACAAACGGAAAACATTGTTTCgggggacaactgtgtcaatctaTATCACCCACGTTTAGAAAAAGCGCTGTTTAAAACGTATAGATTGTCTTATGACGGAAAAGTTTGTCAGGAAAGCATTTTGTCAATTTATATGACACTCTAGTAGAAAAGTGTTGTTTGAGCTGTACCTAACAACTATATAGCTGAAAACTTGGTCAAAAAGATAAATGTGTCAATTTgcatgacacacttgtagaaaaGGGATGTGTAAACTTGGTAAACcgtaaaaaaatcttttaatgaCAGAAAACTTTGTCAGGAGTTCAAGTGTGCCATTTGTATGACACAACAATTAACCTATGGAAAAGCGCTGTTCAAACCGTATATAACTAAGTAAAGGCGGAAAACATGACCAGGGGGCAAAATGTGTCAATTTGGATGACACACTAATGAAATAGCGCTTAAAGAACGATATAGTTGGTAaggaaagcatttgtgtcaatCCATATAACACACTGGTAGAAAAGTGTTGATAGTGTTGTACCTAACAACTTTATTGGTGTATAGTTGGTCAAAAGTACAGCTGTGTCAAACTATATGTGGCTCAATGTGTTCAGGATACAAATTGTGTCAATTTGTATGACACACTTTAAAAtaagcgctgtaagaactgcatataactattttacaacagaaaacttcGTTTGGAGGACAACTGTGTCAACTGATATGACACACTAGTAGAAAAGCTATGCTTAAACATTATCAAACTGCTTTATTGTCTATTTataggacatacatgtaatgtataaaACCGATGGTTACACACTATACACAGTATAAACCTGTCTCATGACTTTGTCGGGgtggacaactgtgtcaattattATAACGCTCTTGTAGAAAAGCGATATATAAACAGTAGCCTTAATGACGGAAGACTTGGTCAAGaggaaaactgtgtcaatttacATGACACACCTGTAGAAACGCAATGTTAAAACCTTaaatcggatggtacctagTAGGCTAGTATAAAACTGATTTAAAACGGGAAACTTTGTCAGGAAGATAACTATATCAATTTACATGACACGCTTATGAAATTCAAGCGCCATATAAAAGGCCTTCAAGACGGAAGACTTGGCCAGAGTACAACTGTGACAACTTACATGATACTATAGTGGAAACGCGATGTTTTAACCGTATAAAACTGTCTTAAAACGCGAAACTTTGTCAAGAAGATAACTGTATCAATTTATATGACACACTGTTGAATGTGCTATTCGGTCATAAGATAATTTAGATCGCTGTTCTATAAatttgtcattcaaattgacacagtttgtctcctgaacacttttccgctattagtttgctatatacagttcttattgctctatctgcaagtgtgtcattcaaattgacacagtttgtctactgaacactttttccgctattagtttgctacatacagttcttattgcgctatctgcaagtgtgtcattcaaattgacacagtttgtctcctgaacacttttccgctattagtttgctatatacagttcttattgctctatctgcaagtgtgtcattcaaattgacacagtttgtctcctgaacactttttccgctattagcttgctatatacagttcttattgcgctatctgcaagtgtgtcattcaaattgagaCACAGTTTGTCtactgaacactttttccgctatgagtttgctatatacagttcttattgcgctatctgcaagtgtgtcattcaaattgagacacagtttgtcccctgaacacgtttcagttcgctatgagttagctatgtacatttcttattgcgctacctgtaactgtcattcaaattgacacagtttgtctcttgaacacttttccgctattagtttgctatatagtTCTTACTgctctatctgcaagtgtgtcattcaaattgacacagtttgtcttctgaacacgttacacttcgctatgagttagctatgtacatttcttattgcgctacctgtatatgtgtcattcaaattgacacagtttgtctcctgaacactttttccgctattagtttgctatatacagttcttattgcgctatctgcaagtgtgtctgCAAGTGTGACacagtcttctgaacactttttgcgcgattacatgtagctacataacgttatagttcttactgttctgtaagtgtgtcattcaaattgacacagtttctcttctgaacacgtttttcgctattagttagctgtaTACACTTAATGCAGCGCACAACGGTCCTTTAGATGTGTCAtttaaattgacacagtttgtcttctgaacacgttttccgctactagttagctatataacgttacaattcttACGGCGCTGTTTTGTGTGTCATTCACATTGGcccagtttctcttctgaacacgtttttcgctattgaTTAGCAATATACTGTTCTAATCTTAGTTAATCCCTCAGTCAGGCGCGAGCAATGTATCTAATATCTTCAACAGTTAACAGTCAGATGCAAAAAGTCTTCGTGGGGTAACGttacctaacgttacagttCACTTTACCCACGAGGCAACCTATTGGAATATCACCTTACAGATTGCTGTCTTatacttcaaagacatttcaatattacttcTTTACATGATAAAACGCTGACAGCACCATCAAAAGTATTTGTGTACACTACCGAGTGAGGTCCCGAGTGACTGCCGCAACGGTATAGCGTGACGCGGAAACAGTCGAACCTCGCCCACTAAGCGGACACCCCGAAACCCCCATACGGTGCGTATTTCGGCTTGAAAACAATGGCGAAACCATAGGAAAAAGCTGTcgaaaatcggtcaactttgacatcaaatatatacTTTCTCGTAAAAGTCCATCGGTTGAGATTCACAAGGCAGATAGAAAAACTCGTGGGGATTACGTggacacctttgacagccttATTTGGGCCACCgcaattttttaatctttttttttacgtgaccatgtcaagtgcctcaaacgggcgtccaacacTGGGTCCAACAGGACAGAGGCTTCCAGGATGGCATCGTTAATGTTCGTTCCTTGCAGTAACGGAAAGCGTATTAGTTTTTTTtcgcgacgcctcaggggcgaagCCGTCAGTATAGTACTGCGATTAGGTTGCCAAACAATCTATAAATTCAAAGCATGCATTCCCTTGTGAATTCGTGTCATGGAAACACCTTGCGGGACCGACCTTATCATACAGCAAAAGTATGTACACACTACTACATTTTTTATTAAagcttttttgtctttttttataatAAAGTCACTGCCCAAACTATGAAGAGCAGAATATTCTAAAAAGgtaatgttttgatatcttttacAAACAAAGTGCAAACTACAAATTAACATGACGTCTTTGTTAGACGTTGACTCCTAAAAACACCTTTTGCGACACTTAACTATCAACTTGTTTCAACGTAGCTATTGTTACTCCTCACGTACCTCCCTGTGCTACCATGCTGGTGACGTAAGTGTCAGCAGCCCTGATGCTTTCCTGATTGGCTACCTGCAGTTCCGACTTCCACCGCTTGGTGCGGTCAGAGAACGTCACGATGTTGAAGAAGTCCGTTTCTCGAAGCTAGGAGAGGGGAGGAAGAATTAACCACAATAAAGAgtgaaaaaaattccaaattgGTATACCTGGTAACTGTAGTAATTATAGTATATATGACAGATTTGCATTCACTACTGGAGGTAAGTAGATTCTcttattaaaaacaaacaaacaaataaataaataaacaaattgcTTACCTCATCCAAGATGACTGCCATGGCCTCCTTAGTCTGAAGTATCTTGTCCCCGCTCATGGATCCGCTGACGTCAATCACAAAGATCACATTCTTGGGCATGACTGGTAAACCGGTCGGCGCGAAGTAGTGTACAAAGTAGTCCCCGTAAACCTGCGCAAATAACGACATTAAATTCAAAGTTTCTACTagatactttttaaaaattatttccTACAACTATAACGGAATGATAAGAATAAATGTCAAATATTTGTCATTGTACATTAAGTCAATTTGACATAAATTGTGTTCGTTTAAGAAGAAAACTGTTTTACCTGGATGAATCCGATCTGTTGCTGGCGATTGACGTCATACTGCACGACGAAATCTCCCATGATGCCCTGGGCAGACATGGCGGCCTGTTTTTGCTCGGACGGCGAGTATGTGACGGTGTAATGTTCAGGACTCACACGTGACACAGTCGCAGTGGACAACTCATCTGTTCAACGTAACAAACGACATTCATCTGGTATATGGATAacaaacttccattttttttactcaagACCAATGTTTTTgtaccgtctgtcaccttcttcgtTGTAATTGTGTACAAATAACATTGTTTTCAAGTGACTAGTGAAACTGTTCACGAATGCATGTATCGTAAGTAGTTTAACATAATTTGTTCATACCTACGTGTCGAGAATACAGAGGCTCTCCAAATAATTTTTaatgttagtttgtttgttttttgtttaggAATAAGTTTTGAATTATTTGCAGATGTAAGACACCTGTTGATTGGTCCGTCAGCAGGTCCGAGGTCCTGATGTCGGGCACGCGCAGAAAGCTGAAGCCCTGTGACTCGCGTAGATCCACGGTAATGCGCATGTCTGGTATGATCTGTTCTGGTCTGATACTGCAAGAcaaaaaataaactttcaatTCTCGTGTCTGATTTGAATGCCATGGTCCGAAAATCAACAATTAATTTTCAACCTAAGTGCAACTATGCATAATAATTCATTTCACAAATTTtcctaatacagtagaagccgttgagttgcactccccatttgctagcacattttgtgcaattatctggatggtgcaacaaagccaagttattcagctggacagCATCAGTACGGTACTTTGGGATTCAGTGCAATAAACAGAAATAcgcagttatccgttgtgcaattcactggcttctgtacatgtatctgtattcAAGAATATGGTAATAGCATCATTTGCAATGCATACACACGAGTATTGTAAGTATATGTACCACAGAACCATTAAAGGCACTGACTGTTGTTTGGCCTGTCACATATGTCGTACGACGGGTTTACGACAAAAAATGACGAATGTCGATGGTCAGGTCCGTCGAAGCGTTGCAGAAAATCGTGTGACGAAAATTCAAATCGTTTGACGAAAGTAACTGCGGCATATAACAGTCAAACCATAGAAGGCAGGTGGCCATCACGTGATGATCACGTGGCCACCGCGTGATCATCGCGTGACCGTTTACCTGATGACGTGCTCGTAGATGCCGAGTTTGCGTACAAGGAACTCCTGGTAGGTGAGCTGAAACGTGACCTTCTCCTCTGCACCCACGTTGATGGCGATCCGGAACTCTTCGCGACCTCTCGGACTGGAGAAGATGTTTTTATTCGATCTTTCATTTGCATGGAAGCCTTTTTAAAAGTAAAACTTTGAGAGCCAAATAACTTTTATCcatcaatttgttggttcacgcATTTCTTCACTTATTATTGGATTATCAAGGCGTTGAATGGTTCACAGAACTATCTATTCATCTGTATTATTCCGTTGGTGATATAGGATAACCCATCCACTTGATAGTTAATCGTTATATCACTAAACAGTTTGGCATATCAATCTATATTTATTTTAGGTAAAAACACTTCTGCCATCATGATAGACTTCAATCGCTTCTTTGTCAGAGGGATATAAAAGTTTGGTAAGGCTAGGGTTGAGATAGAATTTGTCGAATATTTGATAAGTCATATTAAGACCAGCTTCGAGTATTTCGCTATGGTAAAAGCAGTCAACCGTATGCATTCATCCAGCAAAATTATGTTGATAAAGAAATCATTTCAACAAAACGATTACGATTTTGATCCAGACCTTTCTTGTGCGACGTGCCCGGCGCTTTCTCCGGCCTCTACGGCGGCGTCGTACGCTTGTCTCGCCGCCCCCTTCTCCATCACAGTCCCCACGTACAGGGTGTCGTTGATTACCCTAAAACACAACGGACGAGCATAGACGTACCCATAGTGTAACTGACATGTATGGTTTCTCCAAAGCAGAGGGTCAACTCGACTGTGTCTATGCATTAACGAACCATCTTAGCAAATATGTGGCAGAGACGAAcagacacaacaaaaacaatacctccatttttcatagagATAATGATAAATccaaacaacctccttgatcaaaccGAGGACGAAGCGCATTTAGCTCTTTCTCTAGAATACGCTCGTAGTAATAGTATATATGTCATGACAAGTGCCCTATACTTACATAGAAAAGTTGGAGATGAACGCTGTCTCTGGTAGCTGCATAGTGAAGACTGCCTCCCGACCTCGGTCCCCGCGATTGGCCAGCTTACTTTCGACCGTTACAGTGGCGAATCGTGACGTCACGTGGGAGTCGACGTGCAGCCAATAGACGTCGGCCATATCGCCTATGTCATCTTGTCGTCTGACTCTGCGTTCCGAGACCTGCCACACAGAGCAAAATGGTCAGTTCAACTACAGTAAACTTTAGACGTTTGTAAAATGGGATTTGTTTGTATTGCCTATAGGGGtgacatcgactatcataattccaccaggtgccataataccgccacctcaaaaaaaaaaaacgttagtatagaggtattcccaagattgtcttgaacactgaatgttaaatatcctacaTACAATACTTAttatattgataaataaattATTAATTGATAATTATTATAAATATACAGATATTTTAAAAAgcgttgaagacaatcttgagaaggcctctataacaacgttttttgaggtggcggtataaagacacctggtggaattatacGAATGTATAACATAATTCAGGAAATTTCCTAGCTGTTTCAGTATTTAAATGATGAGTTACGTGCTCAACATACTCCCCcgggacccccattttgcatcccttccgaaagacgggtgcagccccaacagaGATGCCCTCTCCAGGATTTGAACCCGAGTTTCCCAGTTTTCCTTGCATGTATGTGTCTGAGCTTATTGGAACTGGGAGCTTAACTTTGAGGccgctaccaattgagctacagggacagcTCTCAACCTCGGCACTCAGTGCAAGCATTATTACACCCCACACTGCTGTGCTACCCTAGCCCGCACATAGACACGCATAAAGATGACATTACACCAATTCACCATAACACTGCATCAATAAGTAAGCAGTCTTCCTGAATCCATACTACCTGTACGTCAGAAAAacaatgcaccaaaaagcacccaagggaaaataaagaaaacgaTATTTGCTTACAAtcataacaaaaacaatatctcaaATATCATTTCCTTTCCCATGGGTGCTTTCTGGAACATTtcgatttttttctgtttcacaTGTAATAGCATCATCATTCAATAGTGTTTGAAGAAAAACGCTGTAGTTTGGTTAAGTTTGGGCGCTATATTTGAAGTGAAGCTAGTGTTTATTACGATaatcattttgttgattttgtatGCAGTAGCTAGTTACCAGGGCtcgcccttgataatagcctccggctagttgggtaggcctggctgtatttcttacAGCTGAATAAATCGAGCCGAATCAAATCAAGTCacgcaattaaaaaaaaagtcgtACACGAATATAACAGGACTATTTTCACCTTTGACAATTAAAGGCAAGAAAATTTACAAATTGTACATATTGATGCGAAGCCATAACTACGTCTACATAGTCTACATACTTGTTAGTCACATCTTGGAAGTGGAACGTATATTGCAATGATTGCTGGGATGGTAATCTACCCCCCCCTCctactctgtctgtctgtctgtctgtctgtctctctctgtgcgtgtgcgtgtgtgtgtctgtgtgtctcagtgtgtgtgcgtgtcatCATCTCCAGTACTGCTTAGCCCACAACAATGTGGATTACTAGCAGCTGCGCATGACGTAAGTGCATGTGAAAAACAAAGGGTATAAAGGACGTGGACATGTGCAGACAGGACAAGTGATATTACAACACACTTATTTACACTATGTACAATGGACTGGGGGCAGCTCAGTGCAGCGAAGCCCGtcccagctcagttttgaactgggagagggactccgcctccgccacactagggtcaagttcattccactctttGATGGtccgagggaagaacgagagcctgtaATAGTTGGTCTTACACGCAATGGTCTGCAGCTTGAAAGCATGATTAGTGCGGCGGGAGCACCGAGCTGCTGGGACGAGACTCGAGGTGTGTGGGACGGAGATGGTGTTGTGTAGGATTTTGTGCATTGTGGTCAGCCTGGCCATTTTACGGCGTTCGGACAGTggctgtgtgtgcgtgtgtgccaCGGTATTATTGAAGATACAAGATATCAAGTCAGCTACTCTCTAAATCTCACCTTGTCTCTGGAATCTTGTCTTCCAGCGATGACTACATTGAACCCCGCGATCTCGCCATCACGTTTGCGGTGTGATCCCTCACTTCCGCATTCAGCCAACACAAGAATACAGAGCGCTGCCGCCAACGCCCAGCCTACTTTTACCATAATGTCACGTTCtaaaacactgccaaaacgTGCACTACAACATCCTACACTTCTTACAGAAGTCTAGCTACAAGCAAA
This genomic stretch from Branchiostoma floridae strain S238N-H82 chromosome 13, Bfl_VNyyK, whole genome shotgun sequence harbors:
- the LOC118429061 gene encoding inter-alpha-trypsin inhibitor heavy chain H4-like, which codes for MVKVGWALAAALCILVLAECGSEGSHRKRDGEIAGFNVVIAGRQDSRDKVSERRVRRQDDIGDMADVYWLHVDSHVTSRFATVTVESKLANRGDRGREAVFTMQLPETAFISNFSMVINDTLYVGTVMEKGAARQAYDAAVEAGESAGHVAQESPRGREEFRIAINVGAEEKVTFQLTYQEFLVRKLGIYEHVISIRPEQIIPDMRITVDLRESQGFSFLRVPDIRTSDLLTDQSTDELSTATVSRVSPEHYTVTYSPSEQKQAAMSAQGIMGDFVVQYDVNRQQQIGFIQVYGDYFVHYFAPTGLPVMPKNVIFVIDVSGSMSGDKILQTKEAMAVILDELRETDFFNIVTFSDRTKRWKSELQVANQESIRAADTYVTSMVAQGGTNINDAILEASVLLDPELRSRHDSRASMIVLLTDGQPTVGVTNTNQIIANARDFLAGNHALFCLGFGYDVSFEFLERLALQNGGFARRIYPDDDGELQLTSFFDEVAKPLMIDVNMGYSQAGNPALQVADVTQTAFSNYFNGSEVVVAGRFPGAPPSNFHVTVTGNGAQDALSLVEDFQLASLAAPEGFVERLWAYLTIKDLLKKERTATEEEQQNKLKERALNMSLEYNFVTPLTSMVVIQNERRRQPTNKMFVDTVLLSAPRSGATSWRSWPFWLVASAIVFALLPP